A window of the Salmo trutta chromosome 25, fSalTru1.1, whole genome shotgun sequence genome harbors these coding sequences:
- the LOC115162558 gene encoding cannabinoid receptor type 1A, with protein sequence MKSALDGIADTTFRTITNGLQYLGSNDVSNSDPSIDSGFAKTGFHLKKANSAPLRNYFPGVARDEELILNGNSIYQTNISDLVGNGTFVDGGDSIQCGENFVDMECFMILTPIQQLVVAIMALTLGTFTVLENLIVLCVILHSSTLRCRPSYHFIGSLAVADLLGSVIFVYSFLDFHVLHRKDSPNVFLFKLGGVIASFSASVGSLFLTAIDRYISIHRPMAYKRIVTKTKAVIAFCMMWTISIVIAVLPLLGWNCKQLNSVCSDIFPLIDVMYLMFWIGMTSVLLLFIIYAYMFILWKAHHHAVRMMSRSSQKCIIVYTAHGTKVQTLRPEQARMDIRLAKTLVLILVVLVICWGPVLAIMVYDLFWKMNNFIKTVFAFCSMLCLLNSTVNPIIYALRSKDLRRAFLNICQTCRGTSQPLDNSGESDCHSRSVKGTATAHKSMTSCANTTVKLAKVTLLVSPETTPSAIM encoded by the coding sequence ATGAAGTCTGCTCTGGATGGAATAGCCGACACCACTTTCCGAACAATAACTAACGGTTTGCAATATCTTGGCTCCAACGATGTGAGCAACAGTGACCCGTCCATTGATTCTGGCTTTGCCAAGACTGGATTCCATTTAAAGAAGGCTAACTCTGCCCCACTTAGAAACTACTTCCCTGGAGTAGCTAGAGACGAGGAGCTCATCTTAAATGGCAACTCCATTTACCAGACCAACATCTCTGATCTGGTTGGCAATGGGACCTTTGTGGACGGCGGGGATTCTATCCAATGCGGGGAGAACTTTGTGGACATGGAGTGCTTCATGATTCTGACCCCCATCCAGCAGTTGGTAGTAGCGATCATGGCACTCACTCTGGGAACCTTCACAGTGCTGGAGAACCTTATCGTACTGTGTGTGATCCTCCACTCCAGCACCCTGCGCTGTCGGCCCTCCTACCACTTCATAGGCAGCCTGGCTGTGGCCGACCTTCTGGGCAGTGTCATATTTGTGTACAGTTTCTTGGACTTCCATGTGCTACACCGGAAGGACAGCCCCAATGTGTTTCTCTTTAAGCTTGGTGGGGTCATCGCCTCTTTCAGTGCCTCTGTGGGCAGTCTCTTTCTCACAGCCATAGACCGCTACATCTCCATCCACAGGCCCATGGCTTACAAGCGGATCGTCACCAAGACAAAGGCTGTCATCGCCTTCTGCATGATGTGGACTATCTCAATCGTCATCGCGGTGCTCCCCCTACTGGGCTGGAACTGTAAGCAACTGAACTCAGTGTGCTCTGACATTTTCCCACTCATCGACGTGATGTACCTGATGTTCTGGATAGGGATGACCAGTGTGCTGctgctgtttatcatctatgcctACATGTTCATCCTGTGGAAGGCCCACCACCATGCCGTGCGCATGATGAGCCGCAGCTCCCAGAAGTGCATCATCGTCTACACAGCGCATGGCACCAAGGTGCAGACATTGCGACCCGAGCAGGCCCGCATGGACATCCGCCTGGCCAAGACATTAGTGCTGATTCTGGTGGTCCTCGTCATCTGCTGGGGCCCTGTGCTGGCCATCATGGTCTACGACCTGTTCTGGAAGATGAACAACTTTATCAAGACGGTTTTTGCCTTCTGCAGCATGCTCTGCCTGCTCAACTCCACCGTCAACCCCATCATCTACGCCCTGAGGAGTAAGGACCTGCGCCGGGCCTTTCTTAACATCTGTCAGACATGCAGGGGAACTTCTCAACCACTGGACAACAGCGGTGAGTCCGATTGCCACAGCAGGAGCGTAAAAGGCACAGCCACAGCCCACAAATCCATGACTAGCTGTGCAAACACCACTGTGAAATTGGCCAAAGTCACCCTGTTGGTCTCCCCCGAGACAACGCCGTCAGCCATCATGTGA